The genomic window CGGTGACGGCGAGCGCGACGAGCCCGAGCATGGCGAAGCGCCCGTTCCAGAGCTCGGCGTCGGCGGTCATAAAGCCGCCGCTCCTGCCCTCAGCGCTCTCCCCTTGGAGCAGCGGCACCAGCGACGCCACGGACAGCGCCACGACCGTGTACGCGAACCACGTCAGCCCGGAGTTGCTGCCGGCCTGCGAGAGGAGGCCGTCCCCGCGCGACGCCTCGACGGCGAGCGCGGACACGAAGCCGACCATGGCGAGGCGACCGTTGATCCGCTCGGGGGCGGGGCCGCTGAACGCCAGCGCGTCCCAGAGGCCGGGGCTCGCCTTCGGCTTGGCGCTCATCTCCTCCGTTGAATTCATTTCCGGCTGCAGATACGCATGCACAAGGTATTGTTAGTGCTAATCATAGTTAATGCGAATAATTTTACTGCATGGCCCATAAGGGATTGTTAATTAACAATCTCGATACGTACGTGAATGATCAGTGGATTCTCACCTTGCTCTGGGCCCTGACGACCAGGGCGCGACGGCGCGGCGCGAGCCCGGCCGCCGGAAGCCGGGCGGGGAAGCGGCCGGCACGCACGccagcggcggcgacgacgagggaGCTCATGGAGGCTATCATCGTGGTTGCCATTGGAGTTTACGTGCACAGGTGAAGTAGAGATCGAGTCGTAGAAAGAACAGGAGGTGGCTTCGCTGTGCTGACTGCTGTTGTGTTCTAGGGCGAGTGGGGTGTCCGCTTTATAGGGCGAGCTAGCTAGGTAGCGAGGCCGAGGAGCGACCCGTGATGACGGGGCGGCGGTGGGGGACACGTCGACCGGCGATTCACGGCCGTAGACTGGACTGGTTGAGCGGCAGGTGACAGCAGGACATGCGCGGTACGTGGAGGGAGGCGCGTCCACAGCGAGCTGGGTGACGCCCAGGCCGCCGAGTAGAGATATGAGGCCGCCGCGTTCTCAGTACCGAGCTGGGTGATTGCGTCGGCATCGACGTGGACGCCCAGGCCGCCGTACGTGCAGGCATTGCATGCAGAGAGGGCTCGGTCCATCTGCAAAAGACTGGCGGAAGATTCCACAACCACACGGTAGAGGTGCGGGAAGCGGTGTCGGGCCATCAGTTACCTCAAAATTTCATACTCTATAGT from Phragmites australis chromosome 14, lpPhrAust1.1, whole genome shotgun sequence includes these protein-coding regions:
- the LOC133891766 gene encoding low molecular mass early light-inducible protein HV90, chloroplastic-like, with product MATTMIASMSSLVVAAAGVRAGRFPARLPAAGLAPRRRALVVRAQSKPEMNSTEEMSAKPKASPGLWDALAFSGPAPERINGRLAMVGFVSALAVEASRGDGLLSQAGSNSGLTWFAYTVVALSVASLVPLLQGESAEGRSGGFMTADAELWNGRFAMLGLVALAVTEYLTGAPFINA